From a single Cinclus cinclus chromosome 16, bCinCin1.1, whole genome shotgun sequence genomic region:
- the LOC134050430 gene encoding olfactory receptor 14J1-like, whose translation MSNSSSISHFLLLALADTRQLQLLHFCLFLGISLSSLLGNGLIISAVACGHHLHTPMFFFLLNLALTDLGCICTTVPKVMHDSLWDTRNISYSACAVQLFFFMVFIGTEYFFLTIMCYDRYVSICKPLHYRTLLGSRACAHMAAAAWASGFLTALLHTANTFSLPLCQGNDLGQFFCEIPHILNLSCSHSNLREVGFIAVSACLVFGCFVFMVFSYVQIFRAVLRIPSEQGRHKAFSTCFPHLAVVFLFVSTVMFAYLKPPSISSPSLDLSLSVLYSVVPPALNPFIYSLRNQELKAAVCKLMTEGFQRH comes from the coding sequence atgtccaacagcagctccatcagccacttcctcctgctggcattggcagacacgcggcagctgcagctcctgcacttctgcctcttcctgggcatctcgCTGTCTTCCCTCCTGGgcaacggcctcatcatcagcgccgtagcctgcggccaccacctgcacacccccatgttcttcttcctgctcaacctggccctcactgacctgggctgcATCTGCACTACTGTCCCGAAAGTCATGCATGATTCCCTCTGGGACACCAGGAACATCTCCTACTCCgcatgtgctgtacagctctttttctttatgGTCTTCATTGGAACAGAATATTTCTTTCTcaccatcatgtgctacgaccgctacgtgtccatctgcaaacccctgcactacaGGACCCtcttgggcagcagagcttgtgcccacatggcagcagctgcctgggccagtggctttctcactgctctgctgcacacagccaatacattttccctgcccctgtgccagggcaatgacctgggccagttcttctgtgaaatcccacacATCCTCAacctctcctgctcacactccaaCCTCAGGGAAGTTGGATTCATTGCTGTTAGTGCCTGTTTGgtatttggttgttttgtgttcatggttttctcctatgtgcagatcttcagggctgtgctgaggattccctctgagcagggacggcacaaagccttttccacctgcttccctcacctggctgtggtcTTTCTGTTTgtcagcactgtcatgtttgcctacctgaagcccccctccatctcctccccatccctggatctgtccctgtcagttctgtactcagtggtgcctccagccctgaaccccttcatttacagcctgaggaaccaggagctcaaggctgcagtTTGCAAACTGATGACTGAAGGATTTCAGAGACATTAA